In Myxocyprinus asiaticus isolate MX2 ecotype Aquarium Trade chromosome 12, UBuf_Myxa_2, whole genome shotgun sequence, the DNA window cagcccagggacttatgcaaggatcctatttgtggacttcagtttggctttcaacaccattatccctgctctcctatggaataaattaacccagctctcagTCCCCACCTTTATCTGTCAgtagatcaccagctttctgacagacaggcagaagTTAGTGAGATTGGGgaaagacccctctgtcaagctcctgaagtttgcagatgacaccacagtcatcggcttcatccaagatgacgacaagtctacatacagaagggaggtagaacggctggctcactggtgcagtcaaaacaacctggagctgaacacactcaaaacagtggagatgatagtggactttaggaggaacaccccaacattaaccccgctcattattctaaacagcactgtgacagcagtggagtcattcaggttcctgagcactaccatctcacaggacctaaagtgggagacccacactgactccactgtgaaggcagctcagcagaggttgtacttccttcgccagctgaggcagttcaacctgccacaggcgctgctgatccagttctcctcagcagtcattgagtctgtcctctgctcttcaataactgtctggtttggttcagcaacactacctttttgaactgttgccctctggccagcccaacagagctctgaacaccagaacagtcaggcacaagaTCAGTTTattccctcaggccattcaccttatgaacagttaaaactgcccccaatactctccattgtggcaatacaatcatgtgtatattcaactattcattcatatttatgttccaattatatttatttgacgtatcctacctcttctgttcaatacattaaatcaccttgcacataactCTATATCTGTATAAAACATATCTGAACAACATATTGCCCTTCTGTAGCTTCCTCTATATATTAATCTGTTGTATCTTTCACCattcttttttattcttatttcactgtttacgtATATACaccggcagccaaaagtttggaataatatacagattttgctgtttggaaggaaattggtactttaattcacaaaagtggcattcaactgatcacaatgtatagtcaggacattactgatgtaaaaaaacagcaccatcactatttgaaaaaagtcatttttgatcaaatctagacaggccccatttccagcagccatcactccaacaccttatccttgagtaatcatgctaaattgctaatttggaactagaaaatcacttgctattatatcaaacactactaaaagctatttggttcattaaatgcaGCTTAACATAGTctttgtttttaagttgccacagtatgcaatagactggcatgtcttaaggtcaattttaggtcaaaaatggcaacaaattgaaattgccaaaaaactgaagatttcatataaaggtgtacactcaggcttcaaagacaaaggacaactggctctaacaaggacagaaagagatgtggaaggcccagttACAaccaaacaagaggataagtacatcagagtctctagtttgagaaatagatgcctcacatgtcctaacATTACGTGTACTCTGTGTGTATTAATAACAAAGACCAGAGCACTTTATTTGCGCATATCTCATGAGgactatatattaatataattcaaTCATagcctttagtggtttaataagcacattaaccCATATAGTGAATGGCTTTTCCAAAGGTGAGAGAAAAGTGAAGTTATCAAAAACATTCcatcaaaacagcaaaataaaagctcaaattAACTAAACGCCTAACACTGAAAAGAAGGGACAGAAATGAATTACTTTTGTATTGTAATATGTCATTcaatgtagtagtagtaataataataattcaacagtaataacattatatttatacattttcacacaagcaagagtttcATTACTCCTTTCATTAAAactgtgatgctctactgtgcagcactgtatttgaccaacaaaaaaagaaataaattccaatgttgtgttttggattgtgctgtgaggatcagtatagttgcacttcatttgataaaaataatgcaatggtaagTTGAAAAGTAATTATTCTGCTCTCATATGATTAAAATTCtttgaattaatttgattttatctTAAGATAAAATCAaattattaaactttaaaacctgtAATTCATGGAAAATAAAgcagaaaacacagaatttgggaaaaaataaaactaaatttggaaaaaaataaaactgatttcatagggccctatatCATTCACATTCTTGTCCGACAgtttctccatcaaaatatcttaagTTATACTTAATGTTGCAGAATTATGGGCTAGGAAAAAAACATTAAGTATAGAATAAaatagataggtaaagtttgtcttgacaaactttgatGGTAGCTTAACAATGCCTTgtttgaaagtttaaactagttttaaaagtttgaaatgtATTGGTTATACAgatattacagtaaaacaaacagccagctagctaGATAGTCAGACTTTTCACATAGATAGTCAGATAAACaatcagatagatagacataaaTAGAGTGAGAGggagcaacttaaagcagatccaaggccttttgtgggtttgtttacattttaaatttatttatttttttatttgaattaacaagcattccaCTGGCCTGTTCCACTGAACATTGAGTAAACCTATGAAAGTCTATGGGGCTTTTCCTCATCTTTGAACGTCCACTGTATAAAAACTGTaggtccgatcagttagaaaagactgAGCACACCAAGTCAgatcagtctgaaggtctgtgccaagtttggtggatgtagcttgaaagcacTAGGAGGAGTTAGCGTTagaattttggtcttggtttagggattttgaaaaaaaactcaaaaccagttttgtagaataacagtatgttggctttgtcaagccaacataactaGAAATTGTAGGTGAGGCGCATCACCTGTGTGGAGCTCGCTGGGTATTTGAGGTGTGGCAGCGCTGAGTGACAGGCTAGACAGGCTGTCTTCAAGCCCTCCGGGGGCTGGCTGTGACACAGGGGGTGGAATTACTGCGGACAGCTGTACCTAAACAGAAAGATCATTACAGTGAAATATCTGACCAGGCCACAACCTAAAACAAACACACTCTTACCTCTGTGAAGCCATCCTTCAGCGGGCTGGCTggctcactgtgtgtgtgtccaggaaAACTAATTTTCTTGCCCTCTTCAAAGGGTCGAGTAGGAATTCTGTGTAGGTAACCGTAGCCAATGCCACAACCGAGACTAAACAGAGAAAAATaatagtatatattatatatatatatatatatattacacacacacacacacacacacacaataccggccaaaagttttgaaacacttactcattctttattataattttttgcacattttagaataatagttaatcatcaaaactatggaataacataaatggaactatgggaattatgttgtgactacacaaaattcaaaataaatcaaaactgtgttatattttagcatcttcaaagtagtcaccctttgctagaatttgcagacatgtactcttgacattttctcaacaaacttcttgaagtatcaccctgggatgcattttaaacagtattgaaggagttcccatctatgttgggcacttattggcagcttttctttattatttggtccaagtcatcaatttaaaaaaaaaaattttttttttattaaattgtagttttataatgaaataaattaatttggtggcacaatgatatttttgtctacaaaactaatttcaaacatttaagcatacgccttcagatcaaaagatttttaagatcatgagaaacatttcagtcaagtgtttcaaaacttttaaccagtagtgtgtgtgtgtgtttatatatattagtattaatatacactgatcagccacaacattaaaaccactgacgggtgaagtgaataacactgattatctcattacagtggcacctgtcaaggggtggaatATATTAggtagcaagtgaacagtcagttcttgaatttcatgtgttagaagcaggaaaaatggacaAGCGTAAGAATCTGAGCGACTataacaagggccaaattgtgatgtctagacgactgggtcagagcatttccaaaatggcaggtcttgtggggtgttcccagtatgcagtggttagtacctaccaaaagtggtccaaggaaggacaaccggtgaactggcAACAGGCTCATGATgtgtgtggggagcgaaggctagcccatctagtccgatcccacagaagagcgactgtagcacaaattgatgaaaaacttaatgctggccatgatagaaaggtgccAGAACACATAGTGCATCGCAGCttactgcgtatggggctgcgcaGCCGCAGACTTGTCAGAGTGGCCATGCTgacctgtccactgccgaaagcgcctacaatgggcacgagtgtcagaactggaccatggagcaatggaaggtggcctggtctgatgttttcttttagatcatgtggacggctgggtgcaggatgcactatgggaagaaggcagtccagcggaggcagtgtgatgctctgggcaatgttctgctgggaaatgttgggtcctggcattcatgtggatgtttatttgacacgtaccacctacctaaagattgttgcagaccacgtacaccccttcatggtaacggtattccctgatggcagtggcctctttcagcaggataacgcaccctgccacactgcaaaaacatttcaggaatggtttgaggaacatgaagagttcaaggtgttgacttagcctccaaattctccagatctcaatctgattgagcatctatgggatgtgctggaccaacaagtccaatccatggaggccccacctcacaacttacaggacgtaaaggatctgctgctaacgtcttggtgccagataccacaggacaccttcagtggtcttgtggagtccacgcctcgacgggtcagagctgttttggcggcacgagggggacctacatgatattaggcaggtggttttaatgtggtggctgatcggtgtattagaATATATATACTTAAGAGGAAAATAATAGTCGCCACACACAAGCAGGAACCAGAGAAATTGAGtttcatacacaaacaaacacaggtgCACACACACCTGCCCTCTCCACCCCAGGCACTATTTGGCGTAATGACCACTTCTCTGCAGTTATCGGTGTCTGTGTTGTAGACGTAGAGTTTCAGTCCTTTGCCCTCATGGGTTTCTATCAATGAGAATAAGTCTTCTGACTAGAGAGAAAacatattacacacacaaataatgaaaacaattgtTCAGCTCCAAAAAGCAATGCAAAGATTCAGTCACCAGGGGCTGAATTCATGAAACATTCTTAATTAAATtcttcttaaaaaatattttcaaacacacaaaaatcagaAGTTTTGTATTCCCAAAAAGACTTCCTAGGAATGTTCTTTATGATTAGCACTTAAAAACATTCTCATGAAcatcaacatttctttttttcttctaataAATTTCATGAATCCTGCCCCAAGTTGAGTAACATAATTTACACCTccttatattgttccaaatctgACCGACTTCCGTGGAAAGATGTCTTGAGCAATGTACGGACCACCCTTGGCCGTATAATAAAAGGGAAATTATTTCTGAGTCtcagaaatgacaaaaaaaacgTACCATTAAAGTATCGAacaagtggtccatatgacttgtgcactatattccaagtcttctgaacccATTCTATACCTTAATGTGAGGAAAAGAAAGAAGTCttgattcactgaaaatcttcctctacACAGTAGCTCTCAGGTCTCATTGGCATTTGTGTTCAAATTCAAATATGAAGCCTTTAGACATACTGCGCCAAGGTTTGCAATGACAACGGAATAGGTACAATGTGTCTAAAGGTGCCATATTTGAATAAGAGCGACGGTGAGGGCAGAGGGGAATATTTAcagcaaataattattttttcaatctGTGCCTCGCACAAAGCTTTTATATGGCTTCAGATGACTTTGAATATAGCTAGGGCTGcaattaatgattattttgataatccattaaacttcatttaatttcttcgattaatcagataaaaacaaaactgtatatcttatattttattaacatataattttgtttttaaaacagaaatgataaaatgcgtaaggatttggttcgatttacagtactgaattcacgattctacagtctcacaaaactttgaaaaaagccagaatcatgaaaagttacatttgaaacaattattattataaattacttttttttacttcatatttTCTTTACATAGGCATAacagttattttcttttattatccaaaaaagtgtcaaaagatccatcagggatggagtgggacaaaaaaaatcagcccagTAGAGAGCAATGGcaacaccagaatagaaatataaaAAATTCTGCCCACTGAAAAAAATACGTAATTATGTTAGATATATATGCTGGTACgcagtcactgattacatacattttaagtagtTAAAATGAATATTGTAAGTTCTAAAATATTATTGTAActgatttttcaaaaatgtgtgtgtttatcctGCAGAAAAATCATGtttgctacagtatatatttactaatgaaatcagacatttcatttggcattatcagcagaactatcaaatatcaggacccttagtaCTATTAGGCATTATATTCAGCattgtataaaatgtaatattgtaaAATCATCTGTAAACGCAGTGAAAATTCACTCTCGGGCTGAAAATAGCATCATTGCTCATTGTATTACATATGCTTGCATGAGGAGGAGAAATGacctaaaacactttaaaaaccggcACGCCTTGACTGTCACGGTCCCGGTGAGTTCGCCGGTCTGTTTTGGTTGTTTCCCCCTCATGTGTcaacactgattgttcccatgggaatgctgatcatgccactaatttgcATGCTGACAGCACCTGTTCTCTGTTGATTGTCTGCCTACTTAAACCCTTTATTGTTTCatgttctttgctagattgttgttgtgtgttctagtaactcacctcgctctctctgcctcagttggtcctgtcttgtgtttcTGTGTTGGTTGccagtctctgcctgtgtgtCTGGAGTGCGGTTACCTTCCAGCCTGCTGCTGCACTTACCGCTGTGCCCACAAGCTCTTCACCGGAGGATTCCTCATGGATCTGCTTTCACACTGCCACGACGCACAcacgcctacgaacacactcatcGCTTTCCcgctgcagtcggtgccgggtCCCTTACTGTTTGCCAGCCCTGCTGTGCTTTTGAGTTCCTGTTATTAATAAATtctgtgaactgttcctctgctcttgggtctcttgctTGCCTGCGTGACACTGACCTCTAAGACATCAGCGTGATATCCATAAAAGCTGCACATTTggttacattgaaactgaaatcgaggtatgatgttgcacgggtttaatcaaaatgattgcgctccctttctccattgcgatcggtttgattgatgTGGATGCGCACTTGCTCGgtgaagtttaacggagactcgtTAGTGGTAAAGACAAAAATTTTTGTGAAATACGCgcttgattttgaattcataacatgtatacatcaTAAAACATAGAAAGAGcggtaaaatgtaagttatacaatggagagaaacaactctttaGCGCATCAAACAACACATTCACTCTTAACATACCTGATGCAGTAACCGGTCCACAATCAACTgcatgcttattatgatcttctttgaagtgtttaaaaAGTTCTCTCGtgtgctggacaacttgggtcgtgtttttttttcttcgcttCAACTTGTCTtcgttgtttttcaaatgagtttcatcatCCAACACATCTTCCCTCagctgtaaagtgacatcactgaggGAGCATCTCCGTGCTCACCGCAAATATCCAActtatcgataatgaaattcgtgttgatgatttccattatcgataattatcaaTTTTATTGTTTCGTTGTTGCAACCCTAAATATAGCACACGAGTCATGTGGACTACATTTATTATTACATGGTacacttttttgtcatttttggagctcaacagcacCCATACGTATTACCACTTTCATTACAGGATAAGAACAGCATTTCTGAGTAAACTTTTCCCAAATAGCGTTGATTAGGGTGCAAAGACATATGGAAAGTGTTATGAAAGAAAAATACCTCGTTCATAACAGTATCTGCTCCAATGATGTAGTCAGTGTGTGGTCTTAATCCTGCTAAAGCTGCAGGAGAATTTGGCTCCACTTCctataaatcagacaaatttataaaaaacagGTTGGAAATTAAGCATTCTGGACTGAGCAAAGCCTCCTTTCAAAGCTCGACCGACCAGTCTGTTTAGGAAGAACACACCCGTTTAGAACACCATGAGCGTCTCATTTGCAGAGCAAGATGATAGCATGCAACAGCTATACCCACTGTCTGTTAGAGGCTTGTTTTATGACTAATTCACCATAAGGAGTTCAAAGCACATGTGGTATTTTCATCAAACGCTACCCTAccgttaaaaaataaaaaagtggtgAAAATGCCAACAATTTTACATTCCACCACAGATTCTCATTGGCTGTCAGTTACTCACCAAAACGTGCCAGACGTTTTCATTGGCTCCCTCAAAGCTGCAAAAGCGGATGCTGACCCCCAGAAGGCCCTGTCCACCCCACATGTTGCTAGGGGTAACAGTGGCTTCCCTCAGCTCGAGCGTCTTGCTGCTGTACACCAGCATCTTTACAGGCTTTTCAACGCTGGCCTTCAGAATATCTTTCAGTGTGTCATTATCCTTgttctgaataataataaaaaaaacgtaaTGAAAATGCCAGTAAACCGACTAGGTAAGACTGGGCGGTGTTACGGTATACTATATAGCAAACAATGGTAGAAATGTGTTAACCGGCATACACATTGCCATACCATTTATTTATGCGACTAGTAGTGGACAGTACTACTTTACGTTATTTACACATGAGTGTGTCGAAGAAACATGGAGTAATGCAAAATACGGAGTGGATCCCAAGTCAAAATATCATATTATGTTTAGTTTTTTGAGCAACATCACAAAGAATTGTTCAATTGCAAGAAAATGATAATATGTAGAATTTAACTATTAACTGTCCCCCCTTCAATCCGATTCTAAAGCTGGAAATTGAAAAAAATCTTATCTTTGTGTCCAATACttttcatttgtaaagtattttatTCACTGGATATGCCATTGTAATTGTAAGATTTTGTATGACagctatgataaaaaaaaaaattactgactcCTGATTTGATTGAGAGTATCAAGCCTATTTCTCCATCTATTAATTTCTCGCATTTATCACTCAAGAACACTGACTGGGGTTCAACAGATGCTTGGTTCTGATCAATGTGGACCGACCGTGTATCATATGCAATAAACCTACCAGTCTGGTGTTGTTGATGGACACAATGAAGTCAAAGAACGGCTCCAGACCTGCTCTGTGCCCGGGAGAATTCTCCTGCACCTGCATAAGAGAAAGAAACCCCCAGTCAAATCATCACATTCAAATACAACCATCAAACAATCCATTCAAACAAATAACAAGCTTCTGTATACCCACTAGCAAAACTCTAAACTggcctatttgacaaaataaagttAAACCAACAACTGATGCATGAGTAATCAAACTTCAATAGAAGCTGTCATGCATCTATGTTCCcaatttttaaaatgacatactGACCAGTGATCATGCAAAGATTCTGCTAGATCCTACGTGTTTCACGTCGATCATCGTGTTGACACTCAACTGCTTTAGATTAATATGAATTATTATGATTGACGAGAACTGAAAATTTAGTCAAGCATAATTTGCTTAACTATTGTACCCATCAGCCCATCCAACAACATTCACGGATAATTAAtgacaatgtaaaataaataaagttatatttgtgcataatttTAAAAGGGCAACTGTTTGTGGGTgtacactaaaaaaaacaaacaaacaaacaaaaacaaaaaagtcaaatgcatcaatgCCATCTTTACGTTTAACCACATTAGCCTGCAGCCACTGCAAGCAGGCCGCACTCACACCCCCGGCCTCGATTTGAAAGCTCCGCCACCGGGGACGCGCTATCTGCCCAATGAGTGAGAGGGTGAGACCgagacagacacactcactctgaGAACATGATAGCCCTCCGAACCGCCTCCGGGTATTTCCACACTCTGCGATCCCCCCATGATCCCCCGTGTCACCGGTGAGACTGAGAACGTCGTCCGTTTTATTATTCTCCTCACCAGCCGCTTTTGTGGAACAGACACGTCGGACAGAGAGAGCTTGAGCGAGTTTCCCCGTGATGCGCGCGACGGTTGTGAATGACGTGGCAGTGCTGGAAGAAGGGCTTGTGGTTCTGTGGCGCACAGGTAAGTGCACTGCGGTTCTCTCTGGTTTCAGGcagttattattttattagaCAAGGAAGCATGGATTTATTTGGTCATTTGGTGGTGTACTGCTGGTGAACGATGCGATGTGCAACCTTACATATGTAGAAAAAGTTGTTTGAATGGCAATGATTCAATGAACGTGCAACAAGGTCCATACATGGGCGTGGCTTGTGGGCAGATCCTTTTTTCTAATTGGCCAGGGCTTAAAAATACGTTGgacttaaataataatgatagtgTTTTAACTTTTCGCTCTACATGGTCTCTTCAGTGGCATTTAAAAGTA includes these proteins:
- the LOC127448678 gene encoding Golgi reassembly-stacking protein 2-like isoform X2, whose translation is MGGSQSVEIPGGGSEGYHVLRVQENSPGHRAGLEPFFDFIVSINNTRLEVEPNSPAALAGLRPHTDYIIGADTVMNESEDLFSLIETHEGKGLKLYVYNTDTDNCREVVITPNSAWGGEGSLGCGIGYGYLHRIPTRPFEEGKKISFPGHTHSEPASPLKDGFTEVQLSAVIPPPVSQPAPGGLEDSLSSLSLSAATPQIPSELHTGVPTVPPLPTHMTQGLGSLPSVNASTTLPGLMPLPSGLPPLPNLPNLPNLNIPLPDFSAVTLAGISGLPPTTSGLPPLTSLPPLNLPGISPLPMPTIHPSTLPSMPGVTLSSTLAPSDLVPPISLMTQQTPALILDATATPAVKGTPSEMSVAAETRNAQAATESS
- the LOC127448678 gene encoding Golgi reassembly-stacking protein 2-like isoform X1, whose amino-acid sequence is MGGSQSVEIPGGGSEGYHVLRVQENSPGHRAGLEPFFDFIVSINNTRLNKDNDTLKDILKASVEKPVKMLVYSSKTLELREATVTPSNMWGGQGLLGVSIRFCSFEGANENVWHVLEVEPNSPAALAGLRPHTDYIIGADTVMNESEDLFSLIETHEGKGLKLYVYNTDTDNCREVVITPNSAWGGEGSLGCGIGYGYLHRIPTRPFEEGKKISFPGHTHSEPASPLKDGFTEVQLSAVIPPPVSQPAPGGLEDSLSSLSLSAATPQIPSELHTGVPTVPPLPTHMTQGLGSLPSVNASTTLPGLMPLPSGLPPLPNLPNLPNLNIPLPDFSAVTLAGISGLPPTTSGLPPLTSLPPLNLPGISPLPMPTIHPSTLPSMPGVTLSSTLAPSDLVPPISLMTQQTPALILDATATPAVKGTPSEMSVAAETRNAQAATESS